The proteins below are encoded in one region of Deinococcus aquaedulcis:
- a CDS encoding Rrf2 family transcriptional regulator, with translation MNSQFSVAVHILALVHQFPDASSSAEMAGSVGTNPVVIRTVSGLLRRAGLLRTRRGVAGAELTRPPTQITLLDVYRAVGQGSVFRLHEHPHPSCPVGANIQATLEAHFAQAQAALEAELARTTLADVTADLAQRAG, from the coding sequence GTGAACAGTCAATTTTCTGTGGCGGTGCATATCCTGGCCCTGGTTCATCAGTTCCCGGACGCCTCCAGTTCAGCCGAGATGGCCGGCAGTGTGGGCACCAACCCGGTGGTGATCCGCACCGTCTCGGGGCTGCTGCGCCGCGCCGGGCTGCTGCGCACCCGCCGGGGCGTGGCCGGCGCTGAACTGACCCGCCCGCCCACGCAGATCACCCTGCTGGACGTGTACCGCGCCGTGGGTCAGGGGTCGGTGTTTCGCCTGCACGAGCACCCGCACCCCAGTTGCCCGGTGGGCGCCAACATCCAGGCCACCCTGGAGGCGCACTTTGCCCAGGCCCAGGCCGCCCTGGAAGCCGAACTGGCCCGGACCACCCTGGCCGACGTGACGGCAGACCTGGCCCAGCGGGCCGGCTAA
- a CDS encoding SDR family oxidoreductase, protein MIAVTGATGHLGRLTLDALLRRGVPAQTLVALVRSPEKAADLAAQGVQVRRADYTQPETWPPALDGVSRLLLVSSNDLNDRPGQHRQVIEAAREAGVALLAYTSLLNAGTAQMGLAADHRATEEILRASGVPFTLLRNGWYTENYTGSLAQTLAQGVLLGAAGDGQVTPATRADYAEAAAAVLTGEGHEGATYELGGDEALTLPQIAAEFSRQGGRPVAYQNLPVAEYAQTLKSFGLPAPLAEMLADSDAGLARGELKTDSGDLRRLIGRPTTPLAAAVADALRPA, encoded by the coding sequence ATGATTGCTGTGACTGGTGCCACTGGCCACCTTGGCCGCCTGACCCTGGACGCCCTGCTGCGGCGCGGCGTGCCCGCCCAGACCCTGGTGGCCCTGGTGCGCTCCCCCGAAAAGGCCGCCGACCTGGCTGCCCAGGGCGTGCAGGTGCGCCGTGCTGACTACACCCAGCCGGAAACTTGGCCCCCCGCCCTGGACGGGGTGAGCCGCCTGCTGCTGGTCTCCAGCAACGACCTGAACGACCGCCCCGGTCAGCACCGCCAGGTGATCGAGGCCGCGCGTGAGGCCGGCGTGGCCCTCCTGGCGTACACCAGCCTGCTGAATGCCGGCACGGCGCAGATGGGGCTGGCCGCCGACCACCGGGCCACCGAAGAGATTCTGCGCGCGTCCGGCGTCCCCTTCACCCTGCTGCGCAACGGCTGGTACACCGAGAATTACACGGGCAGTCTGGCGCAGACCCTGGCCCAGGGCGTACTGCTGGGTGCCGCCGGCGACGGTCAGGTGACCCCCGCCACCCGCGCCGACTACGCTGAAGCCGCCGCTGCTGTTCTGACCGGCGAGGGCCACGAGGGCGCCACCTACGAGCTGGGCGGCGACGAGGCCCTGACCCTGCCCCAGATCGCCGCCGAATTCAGCCGCCAGGGCGGGCGCCCGGTGGCCTACCAGAACCTGCCGGTGGCCGAGTACGCCCAGACCCTGAAAAGCTTTGGCCTGCCCGCCCCCCTGGCCGAGATGCTGGCCGATTCCGACGCCGGCCTGGCGCGCGGCGAACTGAAGACCGACAGTGGCGACCTGCGCCGCCTGATCGGCCGCCCCACCACGCCGCTGGCCGCCGCTGTAGCCGACGCCCTGCGCCCCGCCTGA